In Halopelagius longus, the following proteins share a genomic window:
- a CDS encoding thioredoxin family protein: protein MSADSPPADGGLPDPEAVLDELLELGAVTEGDDGSLSTTSAFEDVRRVYHDTYARMDDGGVESTVADLFGVDRTEAAALLDSGEVTRADVTAYLSVRSFADGALDSPTLAVAANLLVRLGPGTPVPEAFEELDDGTYRSFLDSNAEAVLTVWRNYCDPCEAMKEDLPAILDAVPDGVATAGVDGEAVPEFRREFGVESAPAVLIFRDGELRETLTGRRRPETLADRFADAFGADA from the coding sequence GTGAGCGCAGACTCCCCGCCGGCGGACGGCGGCCTCCCCGACCCGGAAGCGGTCCTCGACGAACTCCTCGAACTCGGCGCGGTGACCGAGGGCGACGACGGGTCGCTCTCGACCACCTCGGCGTTCGAGGACGTCCGGCGCGTCTACCACGACACGTACGCGCGGATGGACGACGGCGGCGTCGAGTCGACGGTGGCCGACCTCTTCGGCGTAGACCGGACGGAGGCGGCCGCTTTGCTCGATTCGGGCGAGGTGACGCGGGCGGACGTGACGGCCTACCTGTCGGTTCGGTCGTTCGCAGACGGCGCACTCGACTCGCCGACCCTCGCCGTCGCGGCGAACCTCCTCGTCCGACTCGGCCCGGGGACGCCCGTCCCCGAGGCGTTCGAGGAACTCGACGACGGGACCTACCGGTCGTTCCTCGACTCGAACGCCGAGGCGGTGCTGACCGTCTGGCGGAACTACTGCGACCCCTGCGAGGCGATGAAGGAGGACCTGCCGGCGATTCTCGATGCGGTCCCCGACGGCGTCGCGACCGCAGGCGTGGACGGCGAGGCGGTGCCCGAGTTCCGTCGCGAGTTCGGCGTCGAGAGCGCCCCGGCGGTGCTCATCTTCCGCGACGGCGAACTGCGGGAGACGCTGACGGGACGCCGCCGCCCCGAAACGCTCGCCGACCGATTCGCGGACGCGTTCGGCGCGGACGCCTAG
- a CDS encoding branched-chain amino acid ABC transporter permease: MSDSEAEPSPTGEGGTVLEGPGLLARWERIREREATVIGITAIVVAVFPWLFARAPFVSDVLLGYQSLATLILIWGIFAVGFDLLLGYTGLLSFGHAAFWGGAAYAAGIFSKSVSADPIAMVVVGTVFAVLFAWLLGFLSLRRGGIYFSILTLAFAQMVYYMATAPLSEWTNGENGLTGIEVAPLLGTFRLESELPGVAGELMGTWLYLFVGVVTVLSVAAAYRILNSPYGMVFRAVRENEQRAQFVGLDVWRYKLMAFVISGAFAGIAGSLFTIHGSYVPLQSLYWTESGEIVIIAVLGGTASLFGPILGAAVYLYVENIVSGIQTLQIPFTDIVLVDDFGTYWHLLLGLVFVVVIWFAPRGIWGAIRDVRAFVSDNADDVYSFVSDRLGGERL; the protein is encoded by the coding sequence GTGAGCGACTCCGAAGCCGAACCGTCGCCGACGGGCGAGGGCGGAACCGTCCTCGAGGGGCCGGGACTGCTCGCGCGGTGGGAGCGGATACGCGAACGCGAGGCGACGGTTATCGGAATCACCGCTATCGTCGTCGCGGTGTTCCCGTGGCTGTTCGCCCGCGCGCCGTTCGTCAGCGACGTGCTCCTCGGCTACCAGAGCCTCGCGACGCTCATCCTCATCTGGGGCATCTTCGCCGTGGGCTTCGACCTGTTGCTCGGCTACACCGGACTGCTCTCGTTCGGACACGCGGCGTTCTGGGGCGGGGCGGCCTACGCGGCGGGCATCTTCTCGAAGAGCGTCTCGGCGGACCCCATCGCGATGGTCGTCGTCGGCACCGTCTTCGCGGTGCTGTTCGCGTGGCTACTGGGGTTCCTGTCGCTCCGACGCGGCGGCATCTACTTCAGCATCCTGACGCTGGCGTTCGCGCAGATGGTGTACTACATGGCCACCGCGCCGCTTTCGGAGTGGACCAACGGCGAGAACGGCCTGACCGGCATCGAGGTGGCTCCCCTGTTAGGGACGTTCCGCCTCGAATCCGAACTGCCGGGCGTCGCGGGCGAACTGATGGGCACGTGGCTCTACCTGTTCGTCGGCGTCGTCACCGTCCTCTCCGTCGCCGCGGCGTACCGCATCCTCAACTCGCCGTACGGGATGGTGTTCCGCGCCGTCCGCGAGAACGAACAGCGCGCGCAGTTCGTCGGGCTCGACGTCTGGCGCTACAAACTGATGGCGTTCGTCATCTCCGGCGCGTTCGCCGGAATCGCCGGCAGCCTGTTCACCATCCACGGGTCGTACGTCCCGTTGCAGTCGCTGTACTGGACCGAATCCGGCGAGATAGTCATCATCGCCGTCCTCGGCGGCACCGCGTCGCTGTTCGGCCCGATTCTCGGCGCGGCCGTCTACCTCTACGTCGAGAACATCGTCAGCGGCATCCAGACGCTCCAGATACCGTTCACGGATATCGTCCTCGTAGACGACTTCGGGACGTACTGGCACCTCCTCTTGGGACTGGTGTTCGTCGTCGTCATCTGGTTCGCCCCGCGGGGCATCTGGGGGGCGATACGCGACGTTCGCGCGTTCGTCTCCGACAACGCCGACGACGTCTATTCGTTCGTCTCCGACCGACTCGGAGGTGAGCGACTGTGA
- a CDS encoding GNAT family N-acetyltransferase yields the protein MDVRNANKDDAEQIRSVAHQSLLASYGHAFEEETLSQAVAEWYDREQVTATVSDDDAVLVVGEDDGDVVAFAESYVSEGEVSVGEIDWLHVLPDYRGEGHGTRLLREVEQRLVDEGVARIQGRVLTENEAGTTFYEDHGFSEAHDRELDIGEETFVERIYTKAIDDGPALEPRETHDGERVFVAFDEAARGSESPFVATYSDESRESRYGWMCTNDDSFDLAMDTMGRIQCNSCGNKRKATRWDASYL from the coding sequence ATGGACGTGAGGAATGCTAACAAGGATGACGCGGAACAGATACGCTCCGTCGCTCACCAGTCGCTTCTCGCCTCGTACGGGCACGCCTTCGAGGAGGAGACGCTATCGCAGGCGGTCGCGGAGTGGTACGACCGAGAGCAGGTGACCGCCACGGTGAGCGACGACGACGCGGTACTCGTCGTCGGGGAGGACGACGGGGACGTGGTGGCGTTCGCCGAGAGTTACGTCTCCGAGGGGGAGGTGTCCGTCGGCGAGATAGATTGGCTCCACGTTCTCCCCGACTACCGGGGGGAGGGACACGGGACGCGGTTGCTTCGAGAGGTCGAGCAACGACTCGTAGACGAGGGCGTCGCTCGCATCCAAGGCCGCGTGCTGACCGAGAACGAGGCCGGGACGACGTTCTACGAGGACCACGGATTCTCCGAGGCGCACGACCGAGAACTCGACATCGGCGAGGAGACGTTCGTCGAGCGGATATACACGAAAGCCATCGACGACGGGCCGGCGTTGGAACCGCGAGAGACGCACGACGGCGAACGCGTCTTCGTCGCCTTCGACGAGGCCGCTCGGGGGTCTGAATCGCCGTTCGTGGCGACGTACTCGGACGAGAGTCGCGAGAGCCGGTACGGCTGGATGTGCACGAACGACGACAGCTTCGACTTGGCGATGGACACGATGGGGCGCATCCAGTGCAACTCCTGCGGCAACAAGCGGAAAGCCACCCGCTGGGACGCCTCGTACCTCTAA
- a CDS encoding ABC transporter ATP-binding protein, giving the protein MSLLDVEAIDAYYGESHILRDLSLSVEEGEICALLGRNGAGKTTTLRSIAGATPPDVRDGVVRFKGEDVTGLAAEDVSGRGISLVPEERRIFPNLTVAENLHLAEVARNTSNTWGRSVSVGHEGLSTDEVYAQFPRLDERRTQRAGTLSGGEQQMLAIARALKQNTDLLLLDEPYEGLAPKIIEDVEDAVRRISDDGTTILLVEQNAAAAIQLADRAYVIDHGGIVFDGSAEELREDEETRERYLGV; this is encoded by the coding sequence GTGAGCCTCCTCGACGTGGAGGCGATAGACGCCTACTACGGCGAGAGCCACATCCTCCGGGACCTCTCGCTGTCCGTCGAGGAGGGCGAGATATGCGCCTTGCTCGGACGCAACGGCGCGGGGAAGACGACGACGCTCCGGTCTATCGCCGGCGCGACGCCGCCGGACGTGCGCGACGGCGTCGTCCGATTCAAAGGCGAGGACGTCACCGGCCTCGCCGCGGAGGACGTCTCCGGGCGGGGCATCTCCTTGGTGCCCGAGGAACGGCGCATCTTCCCGAACCTCACCGTCGCGGAGAACCTCCACCTCGCAGAGGTGGCCAGAAACACGTCCAACACGTGGGGGCGGTCGGTGTCCGTCGGCCACGAGGGCCTCTCGACCGACGAGGTGTACGCGCAGTTCCCTCGACTCGACGAACGGCGGACCCAACGGGCGGGGACGCTCTCCGGCGGCGAACAGCAGATGCTCGCCATCGCGCGGGCGTTGAAGCAGAACACCGACCTGCTCCTGTTGGACGAACCGTACGAGGGCCTCGCGCCCAAGATCATCGAGGACGTGGAGGACGCCGTCCGTCGCATCAGCGACGACGGCACCACCATCCTCCTGGTCGAACAGAACGCCGCGGCGGCGATACAGCTAGCCGACCGCGCCTACGTCATCGACCACGGGGGAATCGTGTTCGACGGGAGCGCCGAGGAACTCCGCGAGGACGAGGAGACCCGCGAGCGGTATCTGGGGGTGTGA
- a CDS encoding long-chain-fatty-acid--CoA ligase: MEKPLLVTDFLDRARRYYGSKEAVVATTGERYTYDELGDRADRFSAALQRQGVEKGDRVAVLDPNTHYHLEAAYGSMQVGAVHTPLNYRLVPADYEYILNDAGVDVVYADYEYAEKIEAIRDDVPTETFVTNDADAVEGEWLSFDELLAESAEYDRPEMDEGDVITINYTSGTTGDPKGVCRTHRTETLHAYLVSMHQELADDDVYLWTLPMFHVNGWGHIYAVTGHGAKHVCTRGVDAADVFDAVREEGVSYMCAAPTVLNMLMDHYDREGGVETTGANPVRAATAGAAPPEATIRTVEEEFGWELMHVYGATETGPLVTTSHARRFFDDDDPARFDLKKRQGIGYVGTDVRVVDEDGEDVPRDGKTVGEIVVRGNQVMDRYWNKPEETEAAFSERLEGYYHMGDLAVVDENGFVTIQDRKKDIIISGGENISSIELEDTLFDHEAVGDVAVIPAPSEEWGESPKAFVVPGNGDPADPGVTESDLLDYCRERIATFKVPKEVEFVAELPKTATGKVQKYELREQEWADEDRMVGQG; encoded by the coding sequence ATGGAGAAACCACTCCTCGTCACCGACTTTTTGGACCGCGCGCGGCGGTACTACGGGTCGAAAGAGGCCGTCGTCGCGACGACCGGAGAGCGCTACACGTACGACGAACTCGGCGACAGGGCGGACCGGTTCTCGGCGGCGTTGCAGCGACAGGGCGTGGAGAAGGGCGACAGGGTCGCCGTCCTCGACCCGAACACGCACTACCACCTCGAAGCCGCCTACGGGTCGATGCAGGTCGGCGCGGTTCACACGCCGTTGAACTACCGACTCGTCCCCGCGGACTACGAGTACATCCTGAACGACGCAGGGGTGGACGTGGTGTACGCCGACTACGAGTACGCCGAGAAGATAGAGGCGATACGCGACGACGTGCCGACGGAGACGTTCGTGACGAACGACGCCGACGCGGTGGAGGGCGAGTGGCTCTCGTTCGACGAGTTGCTCGCGGAGTCGGCCGAGTACGACCGCCCGGAGATGGACGAAGGAGACGTGATCACCATCAACTACACCTCCGGGACGACGGGCGACCCGAAGGGCGTCTGCCGGACGCACCGGACGGAGACGCTCCACGCCTATCTGGTGTCGATGCATCAGGAACTCGCCGACGACGACGTGTACCTCTGGACGCTCCCGATGTTCCACGTCAACGGGTGGGGTCACATCTACGCCGTGACGGGCCACGGCGCGAAACACGTCTGCACCCGCGGCGTGGACGCGGCGGACGTCTTCGACGCCGTGCGCGAGGAGGGCGTCTCCTACATGTGCGCCGCGCCGACGGTGCTGAACATGCTGATGGACCACTACGACCGGGAGGGCGGCGTGGAGACGACGGGGGCGAACCCGGTTCGCGCCGCAACCGCGGGTGCGGCCCCGCCGGAGGCGACCATCCGCACCGTCGAGGAGGAGTTCGGCTGGGAACTCATGCACGTCTACGGCGCGACGGAGACGGGACCGCTCGTCACCACGTCGCACGCCCGGCGGTTCTTCGACGACGACGACCCGGCGCGGTTCGACCTGAAGAAGCGGCAGGGAATCGGTTACGTCGGGACGGACGTTCGCGTCGTGGACGAAGACGGCGAGGACGTGCCCCGCGACGGCAAGACCGTCGGGGAGATAGTCGTCCGCGGCAATCAGGTGATGGACCGCTACTGGAACAAACCCGAGGAGACGGAGGCGGCGTTCTCGGAGCGTCTGGAGGGGTACTACCACATGGGCGATTTGGCCGTCGTCGACGAGAACGGGTTCGTGACGATTCAGGACAGGAAGAAGGACATCATCATCTCCGGCGGCGAGAACATCTCCAGCATCGAGTTGGAGGACACCCTCTTCGACCACGAGGCGGTGGGCGACGTGGCGGTCATCCCCGCGCCCTCCGAGGAGTGGGGCGAGTCGCCGAAGGCGTTCGTCGTGCCCGGAAACGGCGACCCCGCGGACCCGGGCGTCACCGAGTCGGACCTGCTCGACTACTGCCGCGAACGCATCGCGACGTTCAAAGTCCCGAAGGAGGTGGAGTTCGTCGCCGAGTTACCGAAGACGGCGACCGGGAAGGTCCAGAAGTACGAACTGCGGGAGCAGGAGTGGGCCGACGAGGACCGGATGGTCGGGCAGGGTTAG
- a CDS encoding ABC transporter substrate-binding protein, whose amino-acid sequence MARDSNPLHRRDLLKAAGASTAGITALAGCSGGGGGDDGTDGSGGDGGTDGGGGGDGGNQDDYPALGNFPVEGDKAIFGFNVPQSGPYASEGQDELRAYELAVKHLNEGGGWVDSQFDDLSGDGVLGYEIDYVDGDTNTDADTARNSAKRMIERDGVIMVSGGSSSAVAIAVQGLCQREKVMFMACLTHSNDTTGKDCARYGFREVFNAYMTGQALAPVVKEEYGEGLKFYQLYADYSWGQTQQASMEKFMTEEAGWEQVDSVATPLGTSDYSTYLSQAANSGADVLILNHYGLDGSNSVQQAVDAGIDQDMEIIVPLYNRPMAEAAGGAIEGIYGTVAWDSQIDNEPSNQFTEAFRSEYDRLPSGVAQLAYAQTLQYAAAVERAGTFYPPEVIKQLEGYEYDNVGMGPETMRKCDHQAQRAVPVVKGLSASDQSDGQYYEIVNLTSRDDLGYACDEGPAAECELGSYE is encoded by the coding sequence ATGGCACGCGATAGCAATCCTCTCCATCGGAGGGACTTGTTGAAGGCTGCTGGCGCGAGTACCGCGGGAATAACTGCGCTCGCCGGCTGTTCCGGCGGGGGCGGCGGTGACGACGGAACCGACGGCTCCGGCGGCGACGGCGGGACCGACGGCGGAGGCGGGGGCGACGGCGGAAATCAGGACGACTACCCGGCGCTGGGTAACTTCCCCGTGGAGGGCGACAAGGCCATCTTCGGGTTCAACGTCCCGCAGTCCGGTCCGTACGCCTCGGAGGGGCAGGACGAACTCCGCGCCTACGAACTCGCCGTCAAGCACCTGAACGAGGGCGGCGGGTGGGTGGACTCCCAGTTCGACGACCTGTCGGGCGACGGCGTCCTCGGCTACGAAATCGACTACGTGGACGGCGACACCAACACCGACGCGGACACGGCCCGTAACTCCGCGAAGCGCATGATAGAGCGCGACGGCGTGATAATGGTGTCCGGGGGGTCCTCTTCCGCCGTCGCCATCGCGGTGCAGGGGCTCTGTCAGCGGGAGAAGGTCATGTTCATGGCCTGCCTGACGCACTCGAACGACACCACCGGGAAGGACTGCGCCCGATACGGGTTCCGCGAGGTGTTCAACGCGTACATGACCGGCCAAGCGCTGGCACCCGTCGTCAAGGAGGAGTACGGCGAGGGCTTGAAGTTCTACCAACTGTACGCCGACTACAGTTGGGGGCAGACCCAGCAGGCGTCGATGGAGAAGTTCATGACCGAGGAGGCGGGCTGGGAGCAGGTAGACAGCGTCGCGACGCCGCTCGGTACCTCCGACTACTCGACGTACCTCTCGCAGGCGGCCAACTCCGGCGCGGACGTGCTCATCCTGAACCACTACGGGCTCGATGGGTCGAACTCCGTCCAGCAGGCGGTGGACGCGGGCATCGACCAGGACATGGAGATCATCGTTCCGCTGTACAACCGGCCGATGGCGGAAGCCGCGGGCGGGGCCATCGAGGGCATCTACGGCACCGTCGCGTGGGACTCCCAGATAGACAACGAACCCTCGAACCAGTTCACGGAGGCGTTCCGATCGGAGTACGACCGCCTCCCCTCGGGGGTGGCGCAACTGGCGTACGCCCAGACGCTCCAGTACGCCGCCGCCGTCGAGCGTGCGGGGACGTTCTACCCGCCGGAGGTCATCAAGCAACTCGAAGGCTACGAGTACGACAACGTCGGCATGGGGCCGGAGACGATGCGCAAGTGCGACCACCAAGCGCAACGCGCCGTCCCCGTCGTGAAGGGCCTCTCCGCGTCCGACCAGTCCGACGGCCAGTACTACGAGATTGTGAACCTCACGAGTCGCGACGACCTCGGCTACGCCTGCGACGAGGGGCCCGCCGCGGAGTGTGAACTCGGGTCCTACGAATAA
- a CDS encoding ABC transporter ATP-binding protein — protein MLETDGLLKEFGGLVATDDVDLSVESGERVSIIGPNGAGKSTLINLITRRLDPTDGDIRFKGESIVGLKPHQVVQRGVSKSFQTASIFPDLTVRENAEIAALAAEHGEFGLNFLTHRNDLSSVRELAEETLADVGLLDRADTEAVDLPYGDKRRLEIGIALAAEPDLLLMDEPTAGMSPEETQSTVDLIERVKAERGLTFVLVEHDMEIVFSISDRIVVLNRGRVIAEGTPDEIRGNPDVQEAYLGGVEL, from the coding sequence CTGTTGGAGACGGACGGACTCCTCAAGGAGTTCGGCGGCCTCGTGGCCACCGACGACGTGGACCTGTCCGTCGAGTCGGGCGAGCGCGTCTCGATAATCGGCCCGAACGGCGCAGGGAAGTCGACGCTCATCAACCTCATCACGCGCCGACTCGACCCGACCGACGGCGACATCCGGTTCAAAGGCGAGTCCATCGTCGGGTTGAAGCCGCATCAGGTGGTCCAACGCGGCGTCTCGAAGTCGTTCCAGACCGCCTCCATCTTCCCGGACCTCACGGTCCGAGAGAACGCCGAGATTGCCGCCCTCGCCGCTGAACACGGCGAGTTCGGACTCAACTTCCTCACCCACCGCAACGACCTCTCTTCGGTCCGCGAACTGGCCGAGGAGACGCTGGCGGACGTCGGCCTGTTGGATCGCGCCGACACCGAGGCGGTGGACCTGCCGTACGGCGACAAGCGCCGCCTCGAAATCGGCATCGCACTCGCGGCGGAACCTGACCTCCTCCTCATGGACGAACCCACCGCGGGGATGTCCCCGGAGGAGACCCAGTCGACGGTAGACCTCATCGAACGGGTCAAAGCGGAACGCGGCCTCACGTTCGTCCTCGTGGAACACGACATGGAAATCGTCTTCAGCATCTCCGACCGCATCGTCGTCCTCAACCGAGGACGAGTCATCGCCGAGGGCACGCCCGACGAGATTCGGGGCAACCCCGACGTCCAAGAGGCGTACCTCGGGGGGGTGGAGCTGTGA
- a CDS encoding branched-chain amino acid ABC transporter permease has translation MSLLADVVTILLNGLQQGAIYVLLAVGLSIILGTLKFVNFAHGALYVVGTYAGLFVALEVNLTSGKLSEWGYSTLGLEWGFLAALLLVPLIVFCVGLLMERYVARAFYDRPDTDQILVTFGLAIVLQELFRVLFGSNSLPFEQPARILSFGGFAGIPVSGPVALPVVGNFPRWRLWVIAITAVLVAIVYVLVEYTDFGLVVRAGTRDAEMVRLLGIKISRPYLVVFGIGSALAGVAGVVGGPLNVVNPTVGMDILVPAFLTVVIGGVGSIAGAVVGGILFGLTTAALVAFVPAWSQVGLYAIAAIVLLTRPQGILGTEEVAP, from the coding sequence ATGAGCCTCCTCGCCGACGTCGTAACCATCCTCTTGAACGGCCTCCAACAGGGCGCGATATACGTCCTCTTGGCGGTCGGCCTCTCCATCATCCTCGGTACGCTCAAGTTCGTCAACTTCGCGCACGGAGCCCTGTACGTCGTCGGGACGTACGCGGGCCTGTTCGTCGCGTTGGAAGTGAACCTCACCTCCGGGAAGCTCTCGGAGTGGGGCTACTCGACGCTCGGGCTGGAGTGGGGCTTTCTGGCCGCGTTGCTGTTGGTACCGCTCATCGTCTTCTGCGTCGGTCTGTTGATGGAGCGCTACGTCGCGCGCGCCTTCTACGACCGACCGGACACCGACCAGATTCTCGTCACCTTCGGCCTCGCCATCGTCCTGCAGGAACTGTTCCGCGTGCTGTTCGGCAGCAACAGCCTGCCGTTCGAGCAACCCGCGCGCATCCTCTCGTTCGGCGGGTTCGCGGGCATCCCCGTCTCGGGGCCGGTTGCGCTCCCCGTCGTCGGGAACTTCCCGCGGTGGCGACTGTGGGTCATCGCCATCACGGCGGTGCTGGTCGCCATCGTCTACGTCCTCGTCGAGTACACCGACTTCGGACTCGTGGTGAGGGCGGGGACGAGAGACGCCGAGATGGTCCGGCTCCTCGGCATCAAGATAAGCCGCCCGTACCTCGTCGTCTTCGGCATCGGCTCCGCGCTGGCGGGCGTCGCCGGCGTCGTGGGTGGACCGCTGAACGTCGTCAACCCCACCGTGGGGATGGACATCCTCGTCCCGGCGTTTCTCACCGTCGTCATCGGCGGCGTCGGCAGCATCGCCGGCGCGGTCGTCGGCGGCATCCTGTTCGGCCTCACGACGGCCGCACTCGTCGCGTTCGTCCCGGCGTGGTCGCAGGTGGGCCTGTACGCCATCGCGGCCATCGTCCTCCTGACCCGGCCGCAGGGTATCCTCGGTACCGAGGAGGTGGCCCCGTGA
- the acs gene encoding acetate--CoA ligase has product MSDGDGELEARLVEQEEFEPSDEFVEQANVSDPDIYEEFEENWPDCWERAADLLDWEEEYETVLDDSNEPFYEWFSDGTINASYNCVDRHVENGDKNRVAIKWEGEYGETRTYTYQDLYREVNEFAAALRDMGVEEDEVVTLYMPMVPELPIAMLACARIGAPHSVVFAGFSADALATRMNSADSDYLVTCDGYYRRGDALDHLEKANEGLEGVDHDVEATVVVDRLGDDGFGHELAENQHDWDDLMDEQRGERVEPVERDAEDMLFLMYTSGTTGEPKGVKHTTGGYLAYTAWTSHAVLDLKPEDTYWCSADIGWITGHSYIVYGPLALGTTTVMYEGTPDFPERDRLWDIVEKYAVDVFYTAPTAIRAFMKWGSKFPERRDLSSLRLLGTVGEPINPRAWKWYYKHIGDEECPVVDTWWQTETGGMMITTLPGVKNMKPGSAGPPLPGIDARIVDTEGEEIEPGRAGYLTVNKPWPGMLRTLYKNDERFIDEYWAEYSDEDADEWVYFPEDGAKIDEDGYMTILGRVDDVINVSGHRLGTMEIESAIVGVEGVAEAAVVGGNHEVKGEAVYAYVITEDGYEGDDEMRSRIIEGVEDAIGPIARPEQVVFTPELPKTRSGKIMRRLLEEIANEEELGDTTTLRNPEIVTDIQAKVQGD; this is encoded by the coding sequence ATGTCAGATGGTGACGGTGAACTAGAGGCACGGCTGGTTGAACAGGAAGAATTCGAGCCCTCTGACGAGTTCGTCGAGCAAGCGAACGTTTCGGACCCCGACATCTACGAGGAGTTCGAGGAGAACTGGCCCGACTGTTGGGAACGGGCCGCCGACCTACTCGACTGGGAGGAGGAGTACGAGACGGTTCTGGACGACTCGAACGAACCGTTCTACGAGTGGTTCTCCGACGGGACGATCAACGCGTCGTACAACTGCGTGGACCGTCACGTCGAGAACGGCGACAAGAACCGCGTCGCCATCAAGTGGGAGGGCGAGTACGGCGAGACGCGGACGTACACCTATCAGGACCTCTACCGCGAGGTCAACGAGTTCGCGGCGGCGCTCCGCGACATGGGCGTCGAGGAGGACGAAGTCGTCACGCTGTACATGCCGATGGTGCCGGAACTGCCCATCGCCATGCTGGCGTGCGCCCGCATCGGCGCGCCCCACTCCGTCGTCTTCGCCGGGTTCTCCGCGGACGCGCTGGCGACGCGGATGAACTCCGCGGACTCCGATTACCTCGTCACCTGCGACGGCTACTACCGCCGCGGCGACGCCCTCGACCACTTAGAGAAGGCCAACGAGGGGCTCGAAGGCGTCGACCACGACGTCGAGGCCACCGTCGTCGTCGACCGTCTCGGCGACGACGGCTTCGGGCACGAGTTGGCGGAGAACCAGCACGACTGGGACGACCTGATGGACGAACAACGGGGCGAGCGCGTCGAACCCGTCGAACGCGACGCCGAGGACATGCTGTTTCTCATGTACACCTCCGGGACGACCGGAGAGCCGAAGGGGGTCAAACACACCACCGGCGGCTACCTCGCCTACACGGCGTGGACCTCTCACGCCGTCCTCGACCTGAAGCCCGAGGACACCTACTGGTGCTCCGCCGACATCGGCTGGATTACGGGCCACTCCTACATCGTCTACGGACCGCTGGCGCTCGGAACCACGACGGTCATGTACGAGGGGACGCCCGACTTCCCCGAACGGGACCGCCTGTGGGACATCGTCGAGAAGTACGCGGTCGACGTGTTCTACACCGCGCCGACGGCCATCCGCGCGTTCATGAAGTGGGGCTCGAAGTTCCCCGAACGCCGCGACCTGTCGTCGCTCCGCTTGCTCGGGACGGTGGGCGAACCCATCAACCCCCGCGCGTGGAAGTGGTACTACAAGCACATCGGCGACGAGGAGTGCCCCGTCGTGGACACGTGGTGGCAGACCGAGACGGGCGGGATGATGATAACGACCCTGCCCGGCGTGAAGAACATGAAGCCCGGGTCCGCCGGGCCGCCGCTTCCGGGCATCGACGCCCGCATCGTCGACACCGAGGGCGAGGAGATAGAGCCCGGCCGCGCGGGCTACCTGACGGTGAACAAGCCGTGGCCCGGCATGCTCCGAACCCTCTATAAGAACGACGAGCGGTTCATCGACGAGTACTGGGCCGAGTACTCCGACGAGGACGCCGACGAGTGGGTGTACTTCCCCGAGGACGGCGCGAAGATAGACGAGGACGGCTACATGACCATCCTCGGCCGCGTGGACGACGTCATCAACGTCTCCGGACACCGCCTCGGGACGATGGAGATAGAGTCCGCCATCGTCGGCGTCGAGGGCGTCGCGGAGGCGGCCGTCGTCGGCGGCAACCACGAGGTGAAAGGCGAGGCGGTGTACGCCTACGTCATCACCGAGGACGGCTACGAGGGCGACGACGAGATGCGTTCGCGCATCATCGAGGGCGTCGAGGACGCCATCGGCCCCATCGCCCGCCCCGAACAGGTCGTGTTCACGCCCGAACTGCCGAAGACGCGGTCCGGCAAGATAATGCGCCGCCTGCTGGAGGAGATAGCCAACGAGGAGGAACTCGGCGACACCACGACCCTCCGCAACCCCGAAATCGTCACCGACATCCAAGCGAAGGTGCAGGGCGACTGA